The Salinibacterium sp. M195 genome includes a window with the following:
- the modA gene encoding molybdate ABC transporter substrate-binding protein: MAAALAVVSALTLSGCSSSVSGSTASTQPGELQGTLTIFAAASLTESFTELAAIFGSDHPDVTIAPISFDGSTTLATQIREGAPADIFAAADGATMRSVSDLLDGEAIPFASNSLQIAVQPGNPLNISELADLSAPGVQLVLCAPQVPCGATAQTLLDREKIVVTPASEELNVKAVLTKVQLGEADAGLVYVTDIAAAEAVEGINIPEADEAKSTYPLGILESSANPIVAEAFRDFVVSDRGQSVLSRYGFGRS, from the coding sequence GTGGCAGCGGCGTTGGCCGTTGTTTCGGCGTTGACGCTTTCGGGCTGTAGCTCCTCGGTTTCCGGCTCAACGGCATCCACACAGCCAGGTGAACTCCAGGGAACTCTCACCATTTTTGCGGCGGCGTCACTCACTGAGTCATTCACCGAACTGGCGGCAATCTTTGGTTCGGATCACCCGGACGTCACGATCGCGCCTATTTCCTTCGACGGATCGACGACACTGGCGACACAAATAAGGGAAGGTGCTCCTGCCGACATATTCGCGGCGGCAGATGGGGCCACAATGCGCTCCGTCAGCGACTTGCTCGACGGTGAGGCGATACCTTTCGCTAGCAACTCGTTACAGATTGCGGTGCAGCCGGGCAACCCTCTCAACATCTCTGAGCTGGCTGACCTTTCAGCTCCCGGAGTGCAGCTCGTCCTGTGTGCGCCACAAGTGCCGTGCGGGGCTACCGCCCAGACCCTCCTTGACCGCGAAAAAATCGTCGTGACTCCCGCAAGCGAAGAACTCAACGTAAAAGCGGTGCTGACTAAGGTGCAGCTGGGAGAAGCGGATGCCGGCCTTGTGTACGTCACGGATATCGCCGCAGCGGAGGCGGTTGAGGGCATCAATATTCCGGAGGCAGACGAGGCCAAGAGTACCTACCCCCTCGGGATACTCGAATCGTCGGCGAACCCCATTGTCGCGGAGGCATTTCGAGACTTCGTTGTCTCTGACCGTGGTCAGAGTGTTCTCTCGCGCTACGGGTTCGGTCGGTCATGA
- a CDS encoding molybdopterin-binding protein, with translation MTQYRISEAAELLGVSDDTVRRWVNSQELTAATDGSGRQVVDGAELAGLSQERARHAALAQQNTDSVSSARNRMVGLVTGIVSDTVMSQVEMQCGHHRIVSLMSTEAVRDLKLEIGSLAVAVVKATMVVVESPQGHR, from the coding sequence ATGACGCAATATCGGATCAGTGAGGCCGCCGAACTTCTTGGGGTGAGCGACGATACTGTGCGGCGGTGGGTGAATTCGCAGGAGTTGACGGCGGCCACTGACGGCTCAGGTCGTCAAGTGGTGGATGGCGCAGAGCTGGCGGGCCTGTCCCAAGAACGAGCTCGCCACGCTGCCTTGGCGCAGCAGAACACCGACTCTGTCAGCAGCGCTCGCAATCGAATGGTCGGGCTCGTGACGGGAATCGTCAGCGACACCGTTATGTCACAGGTAGAAATGCAGTGCGGTCACCACCGAATCGTTTCGCTCATGTCGACAGAAGCAGTGCGTGACCTGAAGCTCGAAATCGGGTCGCTCGCGGTAGCAGTCGTCAAGGCAACGATGGTTGTTGTCGAATCTCCGCAGGGCCACCGATAG
- the glp gene encoding gephyrin-like molybdotransferase Glp, translated as MPFDASATPSPMSIDEHRERILATVSPLAPVWVSLADALNLTLAADVLAKVDVPSFDNSAMDGYALRRADVSAASAESPVRLKVVADLAAGSAENPPLRDGETARIMTGAAVPADADCIVPIEDTDCGTDTVLISRAPKPAAHIRRTATDVHNGQTVLTAGRVLGPRDLAAAAATGSSELLVHRPPRVGVLSTGSELRAPGEPLSGGQIHDSNSLLLAALVTQAGAVAIQLGSVLDDEDALRAVLEEHAAHVDVFITSGGVSVGAYDIVRHVLAPLGVWFGPVRMQPGKPQGFGRLPRASGDGDGPAIFALPGNPVSVFVSFETFVRPALLTLAGRTQITRDTVVATVSTGWQSPAGRAQYMPAVVSVDEGGTPTVRPATAGGAGSYLVASLAHANALAFVPHDITDVREGQLLAVTLVT; from the coding sequence ATGCCCTTTGACGCGTCCGCCACTCCGTCGCCGATGAGCATCGATGAGCATCGCGAGCGCATTCTCGCGACAGTCTCACCATTAGCGCCCGTCTGGGTTTCACTCGCGGACGCTCTCAACCTCACACTCGCTGCCGACGTGTTGGCGAAAGTGGATGTTCCGAGTTTCGATAATTCCGCTATGGATGGCTACGCCCTTCGCCGGGCCGATGTCTCGGCCGCGTCCGCAGAGTCGCCCGTCCGGCTGAAAGTCGTCGCTGACCTCGCGGCCGGTTCGGCCGAGAACCCGCCACTTCGCGACGGCGAAACTGCCCGCATCATGACGGGCGCCGCTGTACCCGCTGATGCTGACTGCATCGTGCCCATCGAAGACACTGACTGCGGAACTGACACCGTGCTTATCTCTCGCGCCCCGAAACCTGCTGCCCACATCCGGCGCACAGCAACAGACGTGCACAACGGCCAGACAGTGTTGACAGCAGGCCGCGTGCTTGGCCCGCGCGATCTCGCTGCGGCGGCCGCGACCGGCAGCAGCGAGCTGCTCGTTCACCGCCCACCGCGCGTTGGCGTGCTCTCCACTGGCAGCGAACTTCGGGCGCCCGGTGAGCCCCTCAGCGGGGGCCAAATCCATGATTCGAACTCGTTACTCTTAGCGGCATTGGTGACCCAAGCCGGTGCCGTGGCGATTCAGCTTGGCTCGGTGCTCGACGACGAGGATGCGTTGCGTGCCGTTCTCGAGGAGCATGCCGCTCACGTCGACGTCTTCATCACTTCGGGTGGCGTGAGCGTTGGAGCTTATGACATCGTGCGCCACGTGCTTGCGCCGCTCGGCGTCTGGTTCGGCCCGGTGCGTATGCAACCGGGGAAGCCGCAGGGGTTTGGGCGACTTCCGCGAGCAAGCGGCGACGGCGATGGGCCCGCAATTTTTGCGCTTCCCGGCAACCCCGTGAGCGTCTTCGTATCCTTCGAGACATTCGTGCGGCCCGCCTTGTTGACGCTGGCGGGGCGAACGCAGATCACGCGCGACACGGTTGTCGCGACCGTTTCCACCGGATGGCAGAGTCCGGCAGGGCGTGCCCAATACATGCCGGCTGTCGTTAGCGTCGATGAGGGCGGAACGCCAACAGTACGCCCCGCAACTGCCGGTGGGGCCGGTTCCTATCTCGTCGCGAGCTTGGCGCACGCGAACGCCTTGGCGTTCGTCCCTCACGACATCACTGACGTACGCGAAGGTCAGCTACTCGCTGTCACACTAGTGACATGA
- the moaC gene encoding cyclic pyranopterin monophosphate synthase MoaC translates to MNETPFTHLNAAGQAHMVDVTAKTPTVRSATAAGFVRCSATVIGELRSGTAPKGDVLAVARIAGIQAAKRTAELLPLAHIIGVHGAQVDLEITDDGVAVTATVRTADRTGVEMEALTAVSVAALAIIDMVKGMDKSVQIENVRLLAKSGGRSGEWLRPE, encoded by the coding sequence ATGAACGAGACACCTTTCACTCACCTCAACGCCGCTGGCCAAGCCCACATGGTGGATGTCACTGCCAAGACTCCAACGGTGCGCTCGGCGACGGCGGCCGGCTTCGTTCGCTGTTCCGCCACGGTCATTGGTGAGTTGCGGTCGGGCACGGCGCCCAAGGGTGACGTTTTAGCGGTCGCTCGAATCGCCGGCATCCAGGCGGCTAAGCGTACTGCTGAGCTGTTGCCACTGGCGCACATCATTGGCGTACACGGTGCCCAAGTCGACCTTGAGATTACGGATGATGGTGTTGCTGTCACGGCGACCGTGCGTACCGCAGACCGCACCGGCGTTGAGATGGAAGCGCTCACCGCAGTGTCGGTTGCAGCACTGGCTATTATCGACATGGTCAAGGGCATGGATAAGTCCGTACAGATTGAGAATGTGCGCTTGCTCGCCAAGTCTGGCGGTCGCTCTGGAGAGTGGCTGCGGCCAGAGTAG
- a CDS encoding molybdenum cofactor biosynthesis protein B, whose product MIQPQHELTDAIVAAVITVSDRSSRGERRDESGPRIVEMLAAQGYSATATVIPDGVEAVENSLVAAIDVGARLIITTGGTGIGPRDFTPEGTRPVLAREIPGIAEMLRREGARSTPMAALSRGLVGVTQQSLIVNLPGSLSAVTEGLDVLLPLVPHILDQLDNGDH is encoded by the coding sequence ATGATTCAACCGCAGCATGAGCTGACTGACGCCATCGTCGCCGCCGTCATCACTGTCTCTGACCGGAGTTCGCGCGGGGAACGTCGTGATGAATCAGGCCCCCGCATTGTCGAGATGCTCGCCGCACAGGGGTACTCCGCGACCGCAACAGTGATTCCGGATGGTGTGGAAGCTGTCGAAAATTCTCTAGTGGCTGCGATCGACGTCGGTGCACGACTCATCATCACGACGGGGGGCACCGGCATCGGGCCACGCGACTTCACGCCAGAGGGAACACGACCAGTGCTCGCGCGAGAGATACCCGGTATCGCGGAGATGCTTCGCCGTGAAGGCGCCAGAAGCACCCCCATGGCGGCCCTCAGCCGCGGACTAGTGGGGGTGACTCAGCAGTCTCTGATCGTCAATCTTCCGGGATCACTGAGTGCAGTCACCGAAGGGCTGGACGTGCTGCTGCCGCTCGTTCCGCACATCCTCGACCAATTGGACAACGGCGACCACTAG
- the fdhD gene encoding formate dehydrogenase accessory sulfurtransferase FdhD — protein MSRITVRRKVTRLTVGATSSVKEDFLAVEEPLEIRVGGRALAVTMRTPGNDYDLAAGFLVSEGVISRGDQFVAARYCADATVADQNTYNVLDVTLAADVPPPDPSLERNFYTTSSCGVCGKASIEMVSTQSAYEVADDPVRIDPEVLITFPEKLRAEQAVFEKTGGLHAAGLFDGVTGKLLVLREDVGRHNAVDKVIGWAAKENLLPLRGTVLMVSGRASFELTQKAKMAGIPVLAAVSAPSSLAVELAAEVGMTLVGFLRGNSMVIYAGDRIQALTAG, from the coding sequence ATGAGTAGGATCACGGTTCGGCGCAAAGTTACTCGGCTCACAGTCGGTGCTACCTCAAGCGTCAAAGAAGATTTTCTTGCTGTCGAAGAGCCGTTAGAAATCCGCGTTGGTGGTCGCGCCCTGGCCGTCACTATGCGCACCCCGGGAAACGACTACGACCTAGCTGCGGGGTTTCTTGTGTCAGAGGGCGTCATCAGTCGAGGTGACCAGTTCGTTGCCGCCCGCTATTGCGCTGACGCAACCGTCGCGGATCAGAACACGTATAACGTGCTCGATGTGACCCTCGCAGCAGACGTTCCACCGCCAGATCCCAGCCTCGAGCGAAACTTTTACACCACTAGCTCGTGCGGTGTCTGCGGCAAAGCGAGCATCGAGATGGTGAGCACGCAATCCGCGTACGAAGTCGCTGACGACCCCGTCAGGATCGACCCCGAGGTCTTAATCACCTTCCCCGAGAAACTGCGGGCGGAGCAGGCAGTGTTTGAGAAGACGGGCGGGTTGCATGCCGCTGGGCTTTTCGACGGGGTTACAGGCAAATTACTGGTGCTTCGAGAGGATGTCGGGCGACACAACGCCGTCGACAAGGTAATCGGCTGGGCAGCCAAAGAGAATCTCTTGCCGCTTCGAGGCACCGTATTGATGGTGTCGGGCCGGGCAAGCTTCGAGCTAACCCAAAAGGCGAAGATGGCCGGAATCCCCGTGCTCGCCGCAGTGTCGGCGCCCTCCTCACTCGCTGTCGAGCTCGCAGCGGAGGTCGGCATGACGCTGGTCGGTTTTCTCCGAGGAAACTCGATGGTGATCTATGCGGGAGATCGCATCCAGGCTCTCACTGCGGGCTAA
- the fmdA gene encoding formamidase, with translation MSENLFPLDSEKSFTDQKLVGHNRWHGDIPAAVTVKPGQVFRADCREWFDGAIVNDDSADDIANAPLESVHVLSGPFAIEGAEPGDLLIVDILDIGSIPNETGPLAGQGWGYTGVFTKNNGGSFLVDQFPDAYKAIWDFEGGYATSRHVPEVRYRGITHPGLMGVAPSNDLLATWNSREAALIATDPQRVPPLALPPEPRSAILGSLSGAEFDRVSNEGARTAPPRENGGNQDIKNFTKGTRVFYPVFVKGANLSFGDLHFSQGDGEITFCGGIEMGGFLELKVDIIKGGMEKYGVSENAIFQPGIEGPQYSEWLAFSGTSVTLDGEQKYLDSDLSYQRACLHAIDYLTKFGYSPEQAYLLLGSAPIEGRLSGVVDIPNSCATVYLPTAMFDFDITPSKGGLHKINSGIGAPRTANS, from the coding sequence ATGTCTGAGAATCTGTTTCCCTTAGATTCCGAAAAATCCTTTACCGACCAGAAACTGGTTGGCCACAATCGATGGCATGGAGATATTCCGGCGGCCGTCACGGTCAAACCGGGACAGGTGTTTCGAGCTGACTGTCGTGAATGGTTCGACGGGGCAATCGTTAACGATGACTCAGCTGATGACATCGCCAATGCGCCGCTAGAAAGCGTCCACGTGTTGAGCGGGCCGTTCGCCATCGAAGGTGCCGAACCCGGCGACCTGCTGATTGTCGACATCCTTGACATCGGCTCGATCCCGAACGAGACGGGCCCGTTGGCAGGTCAGGGCTGGGGCTATACCGGAGTCTTCACGAAGAACAATGGCGGAAGCTTCCTCGTAGACCAGTTTCCCGATGCGTACAAGGCAATCTGGGACTTCGAGGGCGGGTACGCGACCTCGCGCCACGTGCCTGAAGTGCGCTACCGCGGCATCACGCACCCCGGGCTCATGGGAGTGGCGCCGTCAAATGATCTGCTGGCAACGTGGAACTCTCGCGAGGCCGCTCTGATCGCGACGGACCCGCAGCGAGTGCCGCCACTGGCGCTTCCCCCGGAGCCGCGCTCGGCGATTCTCGGATCGCTGTCGGGCGCTGAGTTCGACCGGGTGAGCAACGAAGGTGCCCGTACTGCACCGCCTCGCGAGAATGGCGGAAACCAGGACATCAAGAACTTCACGAAGGGCACGCGAGTTTTCTATCCCGTGTTTGTCAAGGGAGCGAACCTGTCGTTCGGCGACCTGCACTTCAGCCAGGGTGACGGTGAGATTACCTTCTGCGGTGGTATCGAAATGGGCGGATTCCTTGAGCTCAAAGTCGACATCATCAAGGGCGGCATGGAAAAGTATGGAGTGTCGGAGAACGCGATCTTCCAACCAGGAATCGAAGGCCCCCAGTACAGCGAATGGTTGGCTTTTAGTGGCACCTCGGTCACGCTCGATGGCGAGCAGAAGTACCTCGATTCCGATCTCTCCTACCAGCGTGCGTGCTTGCATGCGATCGACTACCTCACCAAGTTCGGCTACAGCCCCGAGCAGGCCTACCTCCTGTTGGGATCCGCTCCAATCGAAGGCCGGTTGTCTGGCGTCGTCGATATCCCGAACTCGTGCGCCACGGTGTACCTACCAACGGCAATGTTCGACTTCGACATCACACCATCGAAGGGCGGGCTGCATAAAATCAATTCCGGGATCGGAGCCCCGCGCACCGCAAATAGCTAA
- a CDS encoding AmiS/UreI family transporter translates to MGIVKGAGATPLNWFVGFLQVLTPTYLIFTAGGDAAVIFSASGLYLFGFTYLYVAMGNTWGYDPTGLGYFSLFVAIAAVAYAVANLVWFGDYAFFVIWLQWAVLWSLFYLVLGKGMTSLTWITGAVAAVQGWITAAIPAFLILTGIWQTLDGAIVAIVLAVVFIVAMVILRTRQPAPAEEVAHSNA, encoded by the coding sequence ATGGGCATTGTGAAAGGCGCCGGCGCAACGCCGCTCAACTGGTTTGTCGGGTTCCTGCAAGTTCTCACTCCGACGTATCTGATCTTTACTGCCGGTGGAGACGCTGCGGTGATTTTCTCCGCGAGCGGTCTCTATCTCTTTGGCTTCACCTACCTGTACGTCGCGATGGGAAACACCTGGGGCTACGACCCAACGGGGCTCGGCTACTTTTCCCTCTTCGTCGCTATTGCGGCGGTCGCCTACGCCGTCGCGAACCTTGTCTGGTTCGGTGACTACGCGTTCTTCGTTATCTGGCTCCAATGGGCCGTTTTGTGGTCCCTGTTCTATCTAGTGCTTGGCAAGGGAATGACCTCGCTCACGTGGATCACTGGGGCAGTTGCGGCGGTGCAGGGCTGGATTACCGCCGCCATTCCAGCGTTCCTTATCCTCACGGGAATTTGGCAAACGCTAGACGGCGCGATCGTCGCAATTGTGCTCGCGGTGGTCTTCATCGTCGCAATGGTCATCTTGCGCACCCGCCAACCAGCTCCCGCGGAGGAGGTGGCCCACTCGAACGCCTAA
- a CDS encoding zinc ribbon domain-containing protein produces MGDIPQTASCPACAGDAPRIFSSPLLNFGNAGARRLLDATNATADAPQVVGSLPSGSRRPQRVTYDPRAQKLPRA; encoded by the coding sequence ATGGGTGACATTCCCCAGACGGCTTCATGCCCGGCTTGTGCAGGCGACGCACCTCGTATTTTCAGTTCCCCTCTTCTCAATTTTGGGAACGCCGGAGCGAGAAGACTTCTCGATGCAACCAACGCAACGGCGGATGCACCGCAGGTGGTTGGTTCGCTTCCTTCGGGGTCTCGTCGCCCCCAACGGGTTACCTATGATCCTCGAGCGCAGAAATTACCGCGCGCCTAG
- a CDS encoding UPF0182 family protein, which yields MSSQTESAPKSKTRSAFTITAIILAVIVIAFFLFSNLYADVLWFDQAGYLEVLTTQWIANAVMFLIGFAAMAIPVGISLLIAFRARPIYAKLNAQLEGYQQVVEPLRKLAMVGIPVLLGVFGGVSAAGSWPVALQWLNRTSFGEVDPQFKLDIGFYFYELPMYHGIVGFASAVLIVSFVAALATSYLYGALSVHGREVRISRSARIQLAVTAGLFFAVQALSIWLDQFTTLYSSSQGFLQTGASYTEANATIPGRAILAGIAAIVAILFIVTAIIGRWRLPMIGTALLLISGLVVGNLYPWIVQRFQVDPNARTYESEYIDRSIQATRDAYGVADVEEIPYSATTDAESGALREDATTTANIRILDPAIAPQAFAQLEQFKQYYQFDSHLDVDRYDIDGETQDTVIAVRELNQSGLGDSQSWYNNAVVYTHGYGVVAAYGNQRAADGQPVFLQSGIPSTGALGEFEPRVYFGEKSPEYSIVGGPEGADDIELDFPSGGEDSNQNATTTFDGEGGPVLDNVFKKLVYAIKFQSEQIFLSSAVTEESQILYDREPLDRVAKVAPYLTVDSDVYPAIVDDRIVWIVDGYTTGANYPYSQVEQLSSAIADTYTPAPQFALDNINYIRNSVKATVDAYDGSVKLYAWDDEDPVLKTWNKIFPNTLLPQSDMSVELLDHVRYPSDLFKVQREILGSFHVTDAGSFYSSDDQWVSPEDPVSATGSLQPPYYLTMQVPGTEDPAFTLYSTFIPKGSADATRSVLTGYLTANSDAGPDYGKLTLLNLPKKDTIPGPGQVQNSFNTDTIVANQLALLQRGDTEVKLGNLLTLPVGGGLLYVQPVYVQSTSGTQYPLLRKVLVSFGDEIAFEDTLDQALDSLFGGDSGAEAGDGEVPVDPEVPVDPDAPVEPVDPDAPVEPVTPGDNPALDKALADYKSALADRQAAYADNDLVAAAEADDRMTAAIQRAIDATE from the coding sequence GTGTCGAGCCAAACCGAATCAGCCCCTAAGAGCAAAACGAGGTCTGCGTTTACGATCACGGCGATAATTCTCGCCGTCATTGTGATCGCATTCTTCTTGTTCTCCAATCTCTATGCCGACGTTCTCTGGTTTGACCAGGCCGGCTATCTCGAGGTGCTTACCACCCAGTGGATCGCTAATGCGGTGATGTTCCTTATTGGTTTTGCTGCGATGGCAATTCCGGTGGGTATCAGCCTTCTCATCGCGTTCCGTGCACGCCCGATTTACGCGAAACTCAATGCGCAGCTGGAGGGCTACCAGCAGGTAGTCGAGCCGCTCCGCAAGCTCGCCATGGTCGGTATCCCCGTTCTTTTGGGAGTTTTCGGTGGCGTCTCCGCTGCTGGCAGCTGGCCCGTTGCGTTGCAGTGGCTCAACCGCACCTCTTTCGGTGAAGTCGACCCGCAGTTCAAGCTAGACATTGGCTTCTACTTCTACGAGCTGCCCATGTACCACGGCATTGTCGGATTCGCTTCCGCGGTACTCATCGTTTCGTTCGTTGCCGCTCTCGCGACAAGTTATCTTTACGGTGCGCTCAGCGTTCATGGCCGCGAAGTGCGCATCTCACGTTCTGCGCGCATCCAGTTGGCCGTCACCGCCGGCCTCTTCTTTGCTGTTCAGGCATTGAGCATCTGGCTCGACCAGTTCACCACGCTCTACTCCTCGAGCCAGGGATTCCTGCAAACCGGTGCAAGTTACACCGAGGCAAACGCCACAATTCCGGGTCGCGCAATTCTTGCGGGAATTGCCGCCATCGTTGCCATCCTGTTCATCGTTACGGCCATAATCGGTCGCTGGCGTCTGCCGATGATCGGTACCGCTCTGCTGCTGATCAGCGGGCTCGTCGTCGGAAACCTCTACCCGTGGATCGTCCAGCGCTTCCAGGTAGACCCCAACGCGCGTACCTACGAATCGGAATATATAGATCGAAGCATTCAGGCGACACGTGATGCCTACGGCGTTGCCGACGTCGAAGAGATTCCTTACAGCGCGACGACGGATGCCGAATCTGGTGCGCTGCGTGAAGACGCAACGACAACGGCAAACATCCGCATCCTCGACCCCGCTATTGCGCCGCAGGCGTTTGCGCAGCTCGAACAGTTCAAGCAGTACTACCAGTTCGACAGTCACCTCGATGTTGACCGCTATGACATTGACGGCGAGACGCAAGACACCGTCATTGCGGTTCGTGAGTTGAACCAGTCCGGTCTGGGCGATTCCCAGTCTTGGTACAACAATGCCGTCGTCTACACGCACGGTTACGGCGTTGTTGCGGCCTACGGTAACCAACGCGCTGCCGATGGTCAGCCGGTGTTCTTGCAGTCGGGAATCCCCAGCACGGGTGCCCTTGGCGAATTTGAGCCTCGCGTTTACTTCGGTGAGAAGTCACCCGAGTACTCGATTGTCGGTGGACCCGAGGGTGCCGATGACATCGAGCTCGACTTCCCGTCGGGTGGCGAAGATAGCAACCAGAACGCCACCACCACGTTTGACGGCGAAGGTGGGCCAGTTCTCGACAACGTTTTCAAGAAGCTTGTTTACGCGATCAAGTTCCAGTCTGAGCAAATCTTCCTCTCGTCAGCGGTTACTGAAGAGTCGCAGATTTTGTACGACCGTGAGCCTCTCGACCGTGTCGCGAAGGTAGCGCCGTACCTCACCGTTGACAGCGATGTCTACCCCGCCATCGTGGACGACCGCATCGTGTGGATCGTCGACGGCTACACCACGGGCGCTAACTACCCGTACTCGCAGGTCGAGCAGCTCTCCAGTGCGATTGCAGACACCTACACGCCGGCGCCGCAGTTCGCGCTCGACAACATCAACTACATCCGCAACTCGGTCAAGGCAACAGTTGATGCCTATGACGGTTCGGTGAAGCTGTATGCGTGGGACGACGAAGATCCTGTACTGAAGACCTGGAACAAGATCTTCCCGAACACGCTGCTGCCACAGAGCGACATGAGCGTTGAACTGCTCGACCACGTGCGGTACCCCTCTGACCTGTTCAAGGTGCAGCGCGAGATTCTGGGATCCTTCCACGTGACGGATGCTGGCTCGTTCTACTCGAGTGACGACCAGTGGGTGAGCCCGGAAGACCCGGTTTCAGCAACTGGTTCGCTTCAGCCCCCGTACTACCTCACGATGCAGGTTCCGGGAACCGAAGACCCCGCGTTCACGCTGTACTCGACCTTCATTCCGAAGGGAAGTGCAGACGCGACCCGAAGTGTTCTCACCGGATACCTCACCGCGAACTCGGATGCCGGGCCAGATTACGGCAAGCTCACGCTGCTGAATCTGCCCAAGAAGGACACCATCCCGGGTCCTGGTCAGGTGCAGAACAGCTTCAACACCGACACGATTGTCGCGAACCAGCTTGCGCTCTTGCAGCGCGGTGACACCGAGGTGAAGCTCGGAAACCTGCTGACGCTGCCCGTCGGTGGCGGACTGCTCTATGTGCAACCGGTTTACGTGCAGTCAACGAGTGGAACCCAGTACCCACTGTTGCGCAAGGTGCTCGTATCGTTCGGTGATGAGATTGCATTCGAGGACACCCTCGACCAGGCACTCGACTCGCTGTTCGGGGGAGACTCTGGAGCCGAGGCTGGCGACGGTGAAGTTCCGGTTGACCCGGAGGTTCCGGTTGATCCAGACGCGCCAGTGGAGCCCGTTGATCCTGACGCGCCAGTTGAGCCAGTAACGCCGGGCGACAACCCCGCTCTCGACAAGGCTCTTGCCGACTACAAGTCAGCATTGGCCGATCGTCAGGCAGCCTACGCTGACAACGATCTCGTCGCTGCCGCTGAGGCAGACGACCGCATGACCGCCGCAATCCAGCGGGCAATCGACGCCACTGAATAG
- a CDS encoding PDZ domain-containing protein, which yields MALFTDNRPEQSSRRARSGWLGWLILSVALIGTLLATLVPSPYIIEQPGPVYDTLGDVEIDGELVPLIQIPVETTYPTEGALDMLTVNVQGNPQSPLSWFEVGAAYFDRSRAIVPVESIYPTGVTVEESAEAGRIQMESSQQEAIAAALSDLDYEFDATLTVAETSADGPSDGVLQAGDIIRSVNDETFADVAGLRDAIASNGTTTPAIIVFEREGEEQTAEITPTMSEGDDAIAVIGVIVGSEYNFPVDVKIQLENVGGPSAGMMFALGIIDKLTPGAINGGEEIAGTGTITASGDVGPIGGIQQKMYGARDAGASFFFAPVENCDEVAENIPDGLTVYAVDNLNDALVALASIRAGLSGTGLPSCDAR from the coding sequence GTGGCCCTGTTTACTGATAATCGTCCCGAACAGTCGTCTCGTCGCGCCCGAAGTGGCTGGCTTGGCTGGCTGATTCTCAGCGTTGCGCTCATCGGAACGTTGTTGGCAACGCTCGTTCCCTCGCCGTACATCATCGAACAACCGGGCCCGGTCTACGACACCTTGGGCGACGTTGAGATCGACGGCGAGCTTGTGCCGCTCATCCAAATTCCCGTCGAAACGACGTATCCCACTGAGGGTGCGCTCGACATGCTCACCGTGAACGTGCAGGGAAACCCTCAGTCGCCGCTGAGCTGGTTCGAAGTCGGTGCCGCGTACTTCGACCGCAGTCGCGCGATCGTTCCTGTCGAATCCATTTACCCCACTGGCGTGACGGTTGAGGAATCAGCAGAAGCTGGCCGCATTCAGATGGAAAGCTCGCAACAGGAAGCAATTGCTGCGGCACTGTCCGATCTGGACTACGAATTTGATGCAACGCTCACCGTCGCCGAGACAAGCGCCGACGGACCATCGGATGGTGTGCTGCAGGCTGGCGACATCATCCGGTCGGTTAATGACGAAACTTTCGCTGACGTTGCCGGCCTTCGCGATGCGATTGCGAGCAACGGAACAACGACGCCCGCCATCATCGTCTTTGAACGCGAGGGTGAAGAACAGACGGCGGAGATCACGCCGACAATGAGCGAGGGCGATGACGCCATCGCTGTCATCGGAGTCATTGTGGGTAGTGAATACAACTTTCCCGTTGACGTCAAGATTCAGCTTGAGAATGTCGGCGGCCCCAGCGCAGGCATGATGTTCGCGCTAGGGATCATCGACAAGCTCACGCCTGGTGCGATCAACGGCGGTGAAGAAATTGCGGGAACCGGCACCATCACCGCCAGCGGTGACGTCGGGCCAATCGGGGGAATTCAACAGAAGATGTATGGGGCCCGCGATGCCGGCGCCAGCTTTTTCTTTGCCCCAGTAGAGAATTGCGATGAGGTCGCGGAGAACATCCCCGACGGCCTCACCGTGTACGCAGTGGATAACCTCAACGACGCTCTCGTCGCGCTCGCCAGCATCCGTGCTGGCCTGAGCGGCACCGGGCTTCCGTCTTGCGACGCACGTTGA